Genomic window (Gemmatimonadaceae bacterium):
GTTCCCATTCCGAACACGGTCGTTAAGCCCTACAGCGCCGATGGTACTCCGATCGAGAGATCGCGGGAGAGTAGGCCGTCGCCGGCACCCCTTCGCGGGCCGCATGGATCCCCATGCGGCCCGCGTTCTGTTTTCGGTGTACCTTCCATCATGACTCGCGCTGGCATCGTCACCGTCGTCGGACGCCCTAACGCCGGAAAGTCGACCCTCCTCAACCGGCTGGTCGGCGAAAAGCTCGCGATCACCAGTCCCAAGCCGCAGTCCACGCGCAAGCGCGTCGTCGGGATCCTCACGCGCCCGCACGCCCAGATCATCGTGCACGACACGCCGGGACTCCTCCATCCGCGCTACGCCCTCCACAAGGCGATGCGCAGCGAGGCGCTCGCCGCACTCGACGACGCCGACGTCATCGCGTACCTCGTGGATGGTGCACGCGGCGACGTCCAGCCGCTCATCGAGGTCGCGCGCCTCGATGCCCCGCCGCGCGCCCCGGTGCTGGTCGTGGTCAACAAGGCCGACCTCCTCTCCGCCGAACAGCGCCAACGCCTGGAGGCCGCCAACCCGGATGCGCTCTTCGTCTCTGCGTCCACTGGCGATGGGATCGACGCCCTCGAGGCACGCCTGGTCTCCTTCCTGCCGGAGAGTCCCTTCCTCTACGACGGCGAGGACATCGCCACGCAGAATCTCCGCTTCTTCGTGGAGGAACTGGTGCGTGAGACGGCGCTCGAGCAACTCGACGACGAGGTTCCATACAGCATCGCCTGCGAGGTAGAGGAGTTCCGGGAGGAAAGCGATCCGGTGTACATTCGCACCGTGCTGTTCGTCGAACGCGAGAGCCAGAAGCACATCGTGATCGGGCGCGAGGGGGAGAGAATCCGCGCGATCGGAACGGCGGCGCGCGCGAAGATCGAGTCACTCGTGGGCGCGCGCGTCTTTCTCGATCTCTGGGTGAAAGTGCTCGATAACTGGCGGCGCAACGAGCGCTCGCTCAAGCGGTTCGGCTTCGTGATTCCCGAGGATTCCACGTCGTGACGCTCTCCCCGAAGTTGCTGGCTGTCCTGGTCTGCCCGCGCTGCAAGGGAGCGCTGGAACACCGCGAGGAGGAGGCGGTACTCCTCTGTCCGGCGTGCAAGCTCCGCTATCCGATCCGCGACGGAATCCCCATCATGCTCACTGATGAGGCGACGCCCGCTTAGGCGCCTTCGTCAGACTGCCGTCCACGTCCTGATCGTCGCCGCGCAGATCGCGACGCTGTGCGTGATGCTGTTCGGCTCGCGTCGCGCGCAGGCGCAGGGCGGGACGGCAGACCAGGCGGCCCTCTTCCTCCTCCTTCCCGTCTCGGCGCGGGCCGTGGGAATGGGGCAGGCGATGATGGCGGCGAGCGGGACCGGCGACGGCGTCTGGTGGAATCCCGCCGGCGTTGCCGGCGTCAGGCGCGGCGACGCGGCGCTTCATCATTCGCAGAGCGTGATTGGCACGAGCGAGGCGCTGACTGTCAGCGCAGCCTCGTCGCCGCTCGGCGTCTTCGCCATAAGCGCCAACATCCTCGACTTCGGCGGCGATATCCCCGCGGTGGACAACCAAGGTAACGTGGTAGGTAAGATCCTTCCGCGAAACCTTGCCGTGATAGGCACTTACGCCACGACGATCAGGCGCCGCCTCACAGCCGGCGTCTCCTACAAGCTCGTCCAGTTTCGCTTCGACTGCGAGGGGCTCTGCCCATCGCTCCCCACCAGCCAGTCCTCGACCAGCGCGCTCGACTTCGGCGCACAGTTCGCGCTGCCGACGCGGATCCCGGTGACTGTAGGCGCCGCGGTTCGGAATGTCGGCGTGCGGTTGCCATCGGACGAATCGGGAGAGTCCGACCCGCTCCCGACGCGATTGCAGGTGGGGGCATCGGCGCGATACGTGATTCCCTCGCAGTACGCGGACGATGCCGAGGTCACAGTCTCTGCTGACGTCCTGGACGACTTCCCGCTGGAGAAGCCGCTTCCTCGTGTTGGCGCTGAGTTCGGATGGGAGAAGACCGCCTTCCTTCGGGCCGGCTATGTCTTCTCGTCGGGATCCACCGAGTCGGGGGGGCCCACGCTGGGCATCGGCTTCGTTGCTCGGCGACTCGTCATCGACTTCGCTCGTGTGTTTGCCGGGCTCTCGGCAGACGCGGGGCAGGCGCCGACCTATCTTTCGCTCCGTCTCTCGTTCTGATCGATCGCTGACGGGGACGACGAGCCCACGGACGCCCGCCGAACGCGTCGGGAGCGGGACGACGCGTCTGTCAC
Coding sequences:
- the era gene encoding GTPase Era; its protein translation is MTRAGIVTVVGRPNAGKSTLLNRLVGEKLAITSPKPQSTRKRVVGILTRPHAQIIVHDTPGLLHPRYALHKAMRSEALAALDDADVIAYLVDGARGDVQPLIEVARLDAPPRAPVLVVVNKADLLSAEQRQRLEAANPDALFVSASTGDGIDALEARLVSFLPESPFLYDGEDIATQNLRFFVEELVRETALEQLDDEVPYSIACEVEEFREESDPVYIRTVLFVERESQKHIVIGREGERIRAIGTAARAKIESLVGARVFLDLWVKVLDNWRRNERSLKRFGFVIPEDSTS
- a CDS encoding PorV/PorQ family protein → MRRRPLRRLRQTAVHVLIVAAQIATLCVMLFGSRRAQAQGGTADQAALFLLLPVSARAVGMGQAMMAASGTGDGVWWNPAGVAGVRRGDAALHHSQSVIGTSEALTVSAASSPLGVFAISANILDFGGDIPAVDNQGNVVGKILPRNLAVIGTYATTIRRRLTAGVSYKLVQFRFDCEGLCPSLPTSQSSTSALDFGAQFALPTRIPVTVGAAVRNVGVRLPSDESGESDPLPTRLQVGASARYVIPSQYADDAEVTVSADVLDDFPLEKPLPRVGAEFGWEKTAFLRAGYVFSSGSTESGGPTLGIGFVARRLVIDFARVFAGLSADAGQAPTYLSLRLSF
- a CDS encoding Trm112 family protein yields the protein MTLSPKLLAVLVCPRCKGALEHREEEAVLLCPACKLRYPIRDGIPIMLTDEATPA